One segment of Carya illinoinensis cultivar Pawnee chromosome 13, C.illinoinensisPawnee_v1, whole genome shotgun sequence DNA contains the following:
- the LOC122291106 gene encoding protein FAR1-RELATED SEQUENCE 5-like — protein sequence MNKFFKDYVHSSTMINDFVNQYEKVIDARYFKEKEKDVRTKSTQAIMKTCHKIEEEATIVYTIKSFMIYQDELFNSQRYKLTKFFKEGESKTYAMSPYGKETLLYYVTLESGEEIPTCTCHMFEFMGFLCRHILCVLCKKSKLDRLLQQHVLER from the coding sequence ATGAACAAGTTTTTCAAGGATTATGTTCATTCAAGCACTATGATTAATGACTTTGTGAATCAGTACGAGAAAGTTATAGATGCACGTTATtttaaagagaaagagaaggatGTGCGGACAAAATCTACTCAGGCGATTATGaaaacatgtcacaaaattGAAGAGGAGGCTACCATAGTTTATACAATAAAGTCTTTCATGATCTATCAAGATGAGCTTTTCAATAGTCAGCGGTacaaattaacaaaatttttcaaagaggGTGAAAGCAAGACATATGCTATGTCACCTTATGGCAAAGAAACACTGCTTTATTATGTAACATTGGAGAGTGGTGAAGAAATTCCAACATGTACATGCCATATGTTTGAATTTATGGGGTTTCTTTGTAGGCATATCCTTTGTGTACTTTGCAAGAAATCAAAGTTAGATAGATTGTTACAGCAGCATGTTCTAGAAAGATAG